The proteins below are encoded in one region of Pongo pygmaeus isolate AG05252 chromosome 20, NHGRI_mPonPyg2-v2.0_pri, whole genome shotgun sequence:
- the ABHD17A gene encoding alpha/beta hydrolase domain-containing protein 17A isoform X2, translated as MNGLSLSELCCLFCCPPCPGRIAAKLAFLPPEATYSLVPEPEPGPGGAGAAPLGTLRASSGAPGRWKLHLTERADFQYSQRELDTIEVFPTKSARGNRVSCMYVRCVPGARQGHQAQGGHPQLAWVGRPGDSNDPAPGGCLLGERWGTGATLSCGYIHLLARYTVLFSHGNAVDLGQMSSFYIGLGSRLHCNIFSYDYSGYGASSGRPSERNLYADIDAAWQALRTRYGISPDSIILYGQSIGTVPTVDLASRYECAAVVLHSPLTSGMRVAFPDTKKTYCFDAFPNIEKVSKITSPVLIIHGTEDEVIDFSHGLALYERCPKAVEPLWVEGAGHNDIELYSQYLERLRRFISQELPSQRA; from the exons ATGAACGGGCTGTCGCTGAGTGAGCTCTGCTGCCTCTTCTGCTGCCCGCCCTGCCCTGGCCGCATCGCTGCCAAGCTCGCCTTCCTGCCGCCGGAGGCCACCTACTCCCTGGTGCCTGAACCCGAGCCGGGGCCTGGTGGGGCCGGGGCTGCCCCCTTGGGGACCCTGCGGGCCTCCTCGGGCGCACCCGGGCGCTGGAAGCTGCACCTGACGGAGCGCGCCGACTTCCAGTACAGCCAGCGCGAGCTGGACACCATCGAGGTCTTCCCCACCAAGAGCGCCCGCGGCAACCGCGTGTCCTGCATGTATGTTCGCTGCGTGCCTGGTGCCAG ACAAGGACACCAGGCTCAGGGAGGCCATCCCCAGCTGGCATGGGTGGGCAGGCCGGGTGACTCCAACGACCCAGCGCCTGGTGGTTGCCTGCTGGGCGAGAGGTGGGGCACAGGGGCCACCCTGTCCTGCGGGTACATCCACCTTCTCGCCAG GTACACGGTCCTCTTCTCGCACGGCAACGCCGTGGACCTGGGCCAGATGAGCAGCTTCTACATTGGCCTGGGCTCCCGCCTCCACTGCAACATCTTCTCCTACGACTACTCCGGCTACGGTGCCAGCTCGGGCAGGCCTTCCGAGAGGAACCTCTATGCCGACATCGACGCCGCCTGGCAGGCCCTGCGCACCAG GTACGGCATCAGCCCGGACAGCATCATCCTGTACGGGCAGAGCATCGGCACGGTGCCCACCGTGGACCTGGCCTCACGCTACGAGTGTGCCGCGGTGGTGCTGCACTCGCCGCTCACCTCGGGCATGCGCGTCGCCTTCCCCGACACCAAGAAGACCTACTGCTTCGACGCCTTCCCTAA CATCGAGAAGGTGTCCAAGATCACGTCACCCGTGCTTATCATCCACGGCACGGAGGACGAGGTGATCGACTTCTCGCACGGGCTGGCGCTCTACGAGCGCTGCCCCAAGGCGGTGGAGCCGCTGTGGGTGGAGGGCGCCGGGCACAACGACATCGAGCTCTACAGCCAGTACCTGGAGCGCCTGCGTCGCTTCATCTCCCAGGAGCTGCCCAGCCAGCGCGCCTAG
- the ABHD17A gene encoding alpha/beta hydrolase domain-containing protein 17A isoform X1 encodes MNGLSLSELCCLFCCPPCPGRIAAKLAFLPPEATYSLVPEPEPGPGGAGAAPLGTLRASSGAPGRWKLHLTERADFQYSQRELDTIEVFPTKSARGNRVSCMYVRCVPGARYTVLFSHGNAVDLGQMSSFYIGLGSRLHCNIFSYDYSGYGASSGRPSERNLYADIDAAWQALRTRYGISPDSIILYGQSIGTVPTVDLASRYECAAVVLHSPLTSGMRVAFPDTKKTYCFDAFPNIEKVSKITSPVLIIHGTEDEVIDFSHGLALYERCPKAVEPLWVEGAGHNDIELYSQYLERLRRFISQELPSQRA; translated from the exons ATGAACGGGCTGTCGCTGAGTGAGCTCTGCTGCCTCTTCTGCTGCCCGCCCTGCCCTGGCCGCATCGCTGCCAAGCTCGCCTTCCTGCCGCCGGAGGCCACCTACTCCCTGGTGCCTGAACCCGAGCCGGGGCCTGGTGGGGCCGGGGCTGCCCCCTTGGGGACCCTGCGGGCCTCCTCGGGCGCACCCGGGCGCTGGAAGCTGCACCTGACGGAGCGCGCCGACTTCCAGTACAGCCAGCGCGAGCTGGACACCATCGAGGTCTTCCCCACCAAGAGCGCCCGCGGCAACCGCGTGTCCTGCATGTATGTTCGCTGCGTGCCTGGTGCCAG GTACACGGTCCTCTTCTCGCACGGCAACGCCGTGGACCTGGGCCAGATGAGCAGCTTCTACATTGGCCTGGGCTCCCGCCTCCACTGCAACATCTTCTCCTACGACTACTCCGGCTACGGTGCCAGCTCGGGCAGGCCTTCCGAGAGGAACCTCTATGCCGACATCGACGCCGCCTGGCAGGCCCTGCGCACCAG GTACGGCATCAGCCCGGACAGCATCATCCTGTACGGGCAGAGCATCGGCACGGTGCCCACCGTGGACCTGGCCTCACGCTACGAGTGTGCCGCGGTGGTGCTGCACTCGCCGCTCACCTCGGGCATGCGCGTCGCCTTCCCCGACACCAAGAAGACCTACTGCTTCGACGCCTTCCCTAA CATCGAGAAGGTGTCCAAGATCACGTCACCCGTGCTTATCATCCACGGCACGGAGGACGAGGTGATCGACTTCTCGCACGGGCTGGCGCTCTACGAGCGCTGCCCCAAGGCGGTGGAGCCGCTGTGGGTGGAGGGCGCCGGGCACAACGACATCGAGCTCTACAGCCAGTACCTGGAGCGCCTGCGTCGCTTCATCTCCCAGGAGCTGCCCAGCCAGCGCGCCTAG